A genome region from Triticum aestivum cultivar Chinese Spring chromosome 2B, IWGSC CS RefSeq v2.1, whole genome shotgun sequence includes the following:
- the LOC123044295 gene encoding PLASMODESMATA CALLOSE-BINDING PROTEIN 3: MEAPLLVAALLLLSSTLVVSDFCVCRSEQPQAALQKTIDYACGAGADCNSIHEQGPCYNPNNVVAHCSWAANSYFQKKRAMGATCDFGGTALIISTDPSSSGCSYPSSASAAGTSTTPTGTGTGIGGTTGGTGGTFTPGAGTSTGGMGGTGTGTDTTSGATGTGFGGLGPTGTSNMDTAAAGLHTRSRAVEPAFLALLLFFLAFA, encoded by the exons ATGGAGGCGCCGCTGCTGGTGGCCGCGCTGCTGCTCCTGTCCTCGACCCTCGTCGTCTCCG ATTTCTGCGTGTGCAGGTCGGAGCAGCCGCAGGCGGCGCTGCAGAAGACCATCGACTACGCGTGCGGGGCGGGGGCGGACTGCAATTCGATCCACGAGCAGGGGCCGTGCTACAACCCCAACAACGTCGTCGCGCACTGCTCCTGGGCGGCCAACAGCTACTTCCAGAAGAAGAGGGCCATGGGCGCCACCTGCGACTTCGGCGGCACCGCCCTCATCATCTCCACCGACCCAA gttcttcaggctgctcCTACCCCTCAAGCGCAAG TGCTGCTGGAACATCAACGACTCCGACCGGGACTGGGACTGGGATCGGAGGCACAACAGGGGGAACTGGAGGCACCTTCACGCCCGGTGCCGGCACTAGCACCGGCGGCATGGGAGGAACCGGCACGGGGACGGACACCACCAGTGGGGCTACGGGCACCGGGTTTGGCGGCCTGGGTCCAACAGGCACGAGCAACATGGACACGGCAGCAGCGGGCTTGCACACAAGGTCCCGAGCCGTAGAGCCTGCCTTCCTCgccctgctcctcttcttcctggCATTCGCATGA